The window AAATATGTAAAACACTATTCTTCATCAATCTATGGTTATGGGGGCTTTTTCCCGCAACCTTATTCTGCTTTTGTGCTTCAGAGTGCTATTGGGGAGTTCACGCTATCGAacaatttattttctcttgctGATTTGTGGTTATAATAAACAGTTGAAAACTTCTTGGACAGCTGATTAATTGATGAAAGTCTATGTCCTTCAGTGATTTCAGGTTTACTTTTGGTTCTTTGGTAGTATCCAAACTCAATTTGCACAAAACTTAAATGTCCATtgagtcatgagtcatgacGACTTTTATGGTCTCCTCCTTCACTCTCCATCTTGAATGCAGCAGCTTTAAGCTCTTGCTTTGACTGATAAGAAGATATTATCTTGACAAACTTGTATGATTTCCACTTTTCAGTTGTAGCATGTCTATAGCTTTTAGAGGATTCGGACTACTTCTGTCTATCCAGTTATCTGAGTTTAACTTCTGTGTTGTGTAGGGGCTTCTtgtggaccttttttttttatagtagtTGCTGGAGGAGAGAATCGGAGAAGAAGAGCATTTTCAATTAAAACGAAACTTTCTTCTTTTGAAACAATGATTTCATCTCAGTGAAAGCATAGCTAGCAGAAAACATAGCAGAAATCTGATTGCAGCTGATGATTTTACCGTGACATTTCCTCACCGCCTCAAATTTTTTCCCCTTGCTGTTTACATGTTTTTGATGTTTCTGTGTCAAACTTGCTAATTGCttggtttttatttctttcttggtTCCAAAAGTCTCCGGTGGCAAGTTTAAAATCTCCCTTCAGGCTCTATTTCTTTGTCTGTCTATGTCACGGTAACCAATATATGCATGGAAGACTGACATTTGTTTTACTGTACTTAACTTGTTAGTTGCTATGTTTTCAATACATTTTTCAGTTTCAAAGGTCTGTGGCGATTACTCtagaaacccattttttttaatgtgattCTAACCAACAGCATGCATGGAAGGCTTACATTTGTTTGTTCAATATCATTTCATGATTTAGGTTTTTGAAGAAGTTCAAAAGGAGTACTGGTATAAGCCTCAGGTGTTATTGTATGCTGATATGATTAATGTGTTGGCGAGCAATGGGATGCTTGACATGGTTGAACGCCTTTTTTTGTATCTGAAAATGGAAAGTTGTTTAGACTCTGATACTGAGGGATTCAATGCTTTGTTGAAAGCTTTGATGGAATTTGGTACCACCGGACTTGTGATGGATTGTTTTCATTTAATGAAAGTGGTGGGGTGTGCACCAGATAAGTCAACATTTAGAATTTTGATAGATGGCTTAGAGTTGAAGGGAGAAACAACTTTTTCTGCTGTTGTAAGGAAGGAAGCTGAGAAGCATTTTGGTGGACCTCTGGAGTTCCTAGAAGAGGAGCAAGACTTGACATTGAGTTCTAATTAATTGCAGGAAATGTTACATAATTATCTCCGATGAAGAGGAAATCCCTGGAGCTTACTATTACCTGGTGTAAAGGCCTGATTACAATAAATACTGGCATGGGTTGAATGATAAACCATCATTTGAAAGGTATAGCACATTCTTTGGCAAAAGATTGAAGCAGAAGTTTCCATGATATTTTTGATCATTTTTTGGCGACGGTTTATAGCACAATATACAGATAAGGGCATGTTAGGTCATATTCCCTTGTGTGCTGTTGGTTTTGTCTTTGTGAGGGCAACTCTGTTACATGTTTCAGCACAATGAGACAGTATCTCATGGTACTCTTCATTCTGGTAAGAACCAGTCTTTCCCCTAAATGCCACACATCTTAGATTAGCCACTGCTTGAAAGTTgctttcactttcttcctttctactTGTAAATGTTGAGCATATTCAAAACAAGTGAGAAAGTACTGAAAGCAACATGAGATACAACAAAATGAATGCAAAATAGGAGCCTCTATGTGGTCTGTTGGCATAACATTTTGTTAATTCATCTGCCAGGAGGATTTTGACCACCTGATTAATATTATCTCTAGGCTATGGTTCATGGTACCAcctttatttagttatttatttattgttactGATGTTACAACTCAAATGGAGGCAGACATGAAGTATTCTTACTCATGACATTGGAAGATGGCATGCATCGTTGGGATGGATCTCAAACACCATTATTCATCCACAGATCACAGAGAGAGTCAAACCTGGATCCGTataaatgaaaaggaaatgAGGTAATAAGAAGTTGTTGATATTCCCAAAGAATGTAAATATGTAATACATATAGAACCTTGAGAGTTGCTTGTAACATATTGGTTAATTAAAACTTCCCAATTGTACTTGGACCTTTTATGTTTCTCCTAAATGCGTTGTGGCATACTGTGAAGTGAAATTTCAATTGATCTTTCGTCATATATACTAATGTAATATTATGTTGGCagctttcttccttttccttttctccagCAACATAAACCATTTCCAGTCAAACATATTAAAGCCAGAGCAAAGctgattaaaagaaagaaaaaaaaaacctgtagATGTGGAACAAATAGTTCTCCTTTTGAAATCACAGTATCTATCagtacttcattttttttcccttctcaatCAGCTTATACTTTTGAAAGGAGACTGAAATAGGACCATAGACTCTTTCTCATCTTGAACTTTCTATTACTCTGTACTTTTGGGCGAACCAAAACTGTATGAATCTATCTTTACcaatatataaataatatagGCAttacttttccctttttttggatAAGGTTATAATGCGTTTCAAAGTTTCAAAGTTTCAGGATCCCAATATTCCAAGTACTGGTAAACTCATGACTTTGAGCTTCCCTCATTATACAGTTTCTATCCAACCCCCAACTATCCTATTTGTAATTTTGAAGCTTTTCAGCTCTCTTAGAACTGTTTCCCTTCAAATGACTGACCGAACTGCCAATTTGCTGGAGCTACATTGTAAGATGTAACTGTCCTACCACTGGCTATTGTCACCTCGAAAGATAGAGGCTGCCTTCCAAGATTTATGTTACATTGCCAATTTTGGCCCCAGTTCCTTCCCATTGGAATCCACCCGGTCTTTGATCCTTTTACTTTCACTGCGACCACCTCGCCATCCAGCCCAACATTGGTGATCAGGACTTGATAGAAGTAGGAACTCCCACTAATTGTGAATCTCAATCCTCCATTCCTCACGCAGTTCACCCTACATACAACATAATTCCCCACTTTAGTTGCAGAAACTGAACCATAAAGAACTGACAAAGGATTGGCTAGAGGGCTACAAGTATTGAGGTTTGTACAACATTGAGGAAATATAGTGGAAAGTCAACTTCTTCCCCTACCCATTGCTTAGTTTGCTAACTTGTTGCAGAGGGTGGCAATGAGGTCCAACCTGTTCTTGGTCAGATTTGCAAAGCATAAAAGCCAGATTGGCTACAGGGCTCAAAGTATGGAGGTTTGTACAACATTGAGGAAATATGGTGAAAAATCAACTTCTTTCTCTACCCATTGCTTAGTTTGCTAACTTGTTGCAGAGAGGATGGCAAATGGCAATGAAGTCCAACCTGTTCTTGGTCAGAGTTGCAAAGCCTAAAAGCCAGAGAGGACCACGCTGATCAGAAGTTAGTTCAGGCCTAGGCTCCCCTGATTTCAGCTTGGCCCTGGTCAGCCACATTACTCATATGCATATATATCAGGTAAGGTGTTTGATTTCTGATGCAGAGAGAGGCTTACCTCCTATACTGAACAGGCACGATATCGGCTTTTTTAACTGCTATTTCAGCAAAAGCTGTCTCAGACATCTCGAAGTGTTCTTGCGGGAAATTGCACCAGCCGCCATAGTCCGATGGAAGTCCATAATTAGGTGGACAGAAATCTGTGGCGGTAACGATAACAGAAGGGCTCCCTTGTAAGCACCAGCGGATGTGGTCAACACATCTCAGCTCGAAGCAACCTCCACAGGTACGCCCTCTGTTGAATAACATGCTACTTACTCCAGCACCGTACATCCCATAGCTTTTCTTGTGAAGGTCCCCAAAACCACAAGCACCTTCTGCGACAGTGCAGCACACACAAATCCTAGTTATAGTGCCAGAACGCCTGGaaaatggagtttttttttttttggggggggggggggagggagagaaaaaacCTTTCTAACTTCATAGACTTACCTGTGATGATTGACCCATTTGTTTCTTTGGAGTATGTTGCAGTAGCAGACATCCATTCCTCTTGTTTAGCAGTTATTGAGCCAATATTTAACAAAAGCAAGTAGAAAAGTGTGGTCTGGAAAATACCCATTGGAGAAAGAAAGTGAGATAGGATCTGAGTTGTGAACTAGTGATAGATTTAAGCTGGGGATGGTTTTGAACCTACATTCTCCATGGGGATTGTAGTGGAGCAGGGAGgaagaaaaactgaaaaagaGCTTCGCTTTGCCAAAGCTACATTAATCTTCCTCAGTAAACTCTCCCAAGTCCCAAAAGTTTGGTTCCTGTTGTAACATTGGATGATGAGCCTAAAACAAATGAAAACAGAGAACAATGGGGACAAATAAAACGAAGAAGAGTCAAGAGCGATTGACGCCTACATTTGGCTcgatgtgttttttttttgggatacgTATAGGGTTTATTAGGGTTTATAAGGGATGGTTTCTTGGTGGCAGGCATTGCTTGCTAATGACGGGTTACGGTTTGCTTCTGTGATTACTTTTTATTCATCATATCTAAAATGTTGTTTAGCTTGGGGCTCTTCTTTTGAGAAGAATAGACTTCAATGAAGACGATCAGGTGGGTGGGGATGAAAGGTCTCGCAGTGGGTGGAAAAAAGAAGGATTAAGCATTGACacttttgatggaattcgaagCCTTTTCTCATTGCCCACTGCCCGCCCAAATAAACGGCAAATATGAGATATGAGATGTGATATCTCTATCTTCTCCTTCCCCCTCCAAGAAAAAGATTGGCAGtaggattttttattatttatttattttttaccttttccGCCGGCAGGTAGGACCGTAGGAGTGGGGTGTCAAAATATAGATTGATCAAGTAACTAAACTAAATGTTGAATGATCTAATCTTTAAGCTCCAGTCGTGGAATGTTCTGTTCATACGGCCTCTCGATCGTGTTTATACAACTGCTAAGAAGCGTTGATAAGAAGAGGATCCTACAAACCAATTCTTCCCCTGATTCCATTAGCTATAAAACAAGATTCATCATAAGTAATAATTTTTTCGTGATCGCTCACAGTTTCGTCTGGTTTCAGTccccttgattaaaaaaatgtgGATTTTGGCCTTCTTGGTCTGGATTAGATTGCCAAAATACATTGATTTAAACCTATTTGGAAGGTTGAGAATGTGGCGGTTGGGttttttaatttacaatttATTCTCTTTTGGGTAAATTGGGTTAGGTGGTTCTATACTATTCTCATGTGATAAAAGTTTATAGgaccaaaattttcattatggGAATATTATCGACTTTTGTGTCGTAAAGTAACCTTGATGGATGAACTTCTCTTGCACGAGGGGATAACATTCTGCAAGTTCATATATGCTCCATTAAGTCCACGGGCCTTAGGATTCATTTCTTTTTAGTTATAAGTTAGCAGTAGCAGAGTGATTGTTTTACCAGATCAAGCCAAACCAAAGCAACACCAATTGGTTGACCCCCTGAGTGCTGGGCAATCAAAGTGGAGCTAAGATTAGTGCTTAAAAGATCTAAGGTCCAATAGATTTGTAAAATTATGGATCCAACTAAGGGGGCCAATGCGTGACACTACATGCCAACCCAACATAAACACAACCCATAAGGTCCACGTTCAGGTTTGGTGGTTTTTGGGTGGAGTCAATTGTGGGCTTACATGAAAACTGTATTATGGAAGAAAAAAGGGTTCGAATTTTGTCATTTCACTCAGTTGCAAGTTGTAGACTCAGGTTTGCACTTTCCAAAGGTGCTCCAAAACACGAGCAAAGTCTCattttaatagattttttttttttttggaaaacaagTCCTATAAAAGGCCATGGGCCATGGGCCAACTAGGATAACAGCTTTAGGCTGTCAGGTGGCGTCTCAACTCAAGGAAGGATGGCCagagaaaaaaggaagggggACTCGAGCTCTACACATGTCATTGCGGTAGCTGCTTCAACAAGCAGTCCTTAACTGTTGGCCAGCAGTCGTCGTCTCATTTTTATAAACAAAATGTTATAATATGGGTTGGTACTCACTGCCTCTCTGCAAAGGATTAGGACTCGATCTAAGAACAATCCTTCATCACTTGTTACATGGTTGTTAAGTGAAGGTAAAGAATACAAAAGAGCATGCATTGGTCATTCCACACAGGTACGGTTAGAAAATTTGAAATACTAttttccatttctcttttcttcttttaagttttaaccaGCTGGTGCAATTGAAATACATGGCTTTTCCATTTGcagaccaaaaataaaaaaggaacaaaaaactTCAGGTATGATCATTtgaacaaaaaggaaaagatataTGAGTAAGCAAAACACTAGCTAGAAGAGATTAAAATTGTTAATTCTCAAGCTTCCATAACTGGCACTGGCATAAGCATTGAGGAGCTCATTCTGTGCAGACCAAAAATCGGCTTTCAAACCAGCTCTCCTTAATGCCTTGAGTATTTTGTTCCGATGAGTATACCCTGTGACTACCACCTTCTGACTGCTAACTTCCACTTCCACCTTCTCTATTCCTGCTTCATCAAACATCACGAAcaaattcattttctctcattaaATCTCTTCCAAAGATTTATTATGCATTGCCCATTACTGTAGTTGCAGACCTTGAACTCATAATCAGGAAAGTagactctctctttctctctctccataccACACTCCTAGCTATCAGATCTAGTTTAAGGGAGATTTTATTAATTAAGAATTAGGGGAAGTATAGGACTGTAAACTGCTAAAAGGGTAAGAAAGAGAAACTAATTCATACATCCTCATAAAATATTAGTTCTTTATTAGTGAAAACAAAACTAAACGAAGTAAGGAATCCTACCTTTCACTTTTGACAAACACTTCCTTAGTCTCTTCTCATGTATTCCTGCCATCTCCACCTTCAATTCCACTGTCTGCAAAGCAGATTTTTACACTCATTAGAATATGATTAGGAAGAGAAAACACTTTACATGACCACCCACCTCTGATATAAGTTATTTCCATATTCCAGCCATGCCTATTCTTCTCTTAAtgggaggaaaaaagaagaaatgcaaAGGCAAAACAAGAGTTTTCCCTTCTAATAATTCCATACAAAACTCAATtatgtttcctggtcctatacTTCTTTTGTTAGGAAGTTTACAGAAGATGAAATCTACCCATTAATTAGCTCTTGCCAAATGAACAAGTAAGCATATCCAGGAAACAAAAACAAGTTGAAAGAGAAGACAACCCTTGTGAGGAACCATAAAAAATCTTACCTCCATGAAGGACCTTTAGCTATAGATTGGAAAATGATGAAGTAGATGACTGGTAGATTGTTTGAGAGGAGAACAATAAAGAGATGAAGAGACAATGATTAGAACAATTGGAATGAGTGAGCTAGGGAATGAAACAAAGGGGGTATGTTGCTATATATAGTAGAGGGGGACGAGAAAAAAGATGGAATATATAAACACAAAAGTGGGTCTCTTGGGTCTGCTACAAGAGATCATCATCAGCTACAAGAGGGAGTAATCTCCCTctttgctttgctttgctttTATAAAgggaaacaaacaaaacatcaaAACGAGAAGACAAGGAAACTGTTATACCGAGGGGTTTATGAGCTCAAGCTTCAAGGCTTCTCTTCTGAGGAAAGCAAATGTGAGTATCAAGTATCAGAAATGATGGGCTTTGACGAGTCCAACTTAGCTTTTAGAGGACCTTGCTGACACATAAGAGTTCGAGTTGTCACTGATGCACAAACCAACCTGTGAAGGGGTAAAGATCCAAATATTGATCTGAACCATCCATTCGCTGTAATCCAATGGACAAAGAAATGTAAATGGATGGTTGTGAGATTCCAAAACctagaggaagaaaaggaaaagaatgaaaaagaaaaagagaggcaAACAATGACCAGTGGAAACAAATCCCTTCCAAGAACTAAACCGCAGAGCAAGTTTGGTATTTTCTTTGGATAGCATCGTTTCCACTGCTTTCAAACAGCATATCCACGGTGTCACTGAAGTGGCAAATTAAAGGTTTTCATTAGAGAATgacttcaccttcaccttcaccttcaccttcaccttcacaaTCAAAAGCCAAAGGCCAAAGGGTGTTGCAGAAATGGAAGTATAGGTTTGTCAGGGAAAGGATGCTCACCCTTTTCATTTGATTGGCCAGATCAGTTCCACGTGGAAGAATTACATCAGCTGATTAGTCCAGAAATCCATGTCCCGATGTGTCCTATATATCCTCTCTTCCTGATGTAACCTCAAGCCATCACTCATGGGATTTGGATGTCCCAAGTCGTTCTGGTCGCAAAACTTCCAAACTGGTGTAAGCTTTACAAAAGAACAATCCTGGCTACCCATGTCCCATGAAAATTGGAACCCTAaactgccactgccactgccaccgCCACATCCACCGCCACCGGAATCAGGATCTCAGTTCACAAACTTCTATAACTCCTCTCAAAAGTCGGATCAAGGCGGCTTTACTAATTGAAGAAGTTGAATATCTATGCACTTTTAAGACCCGTttcttcttcaaaacaaaaaattacttaacaCTTCATTTTAAATcccttacaataaaataaaagggtatATAAGACATTTTACAGCATAATTGCTACAGTGATCTAAACCTTTAAATGGGATGCTGCAGGCGATGTACAAATATTTTCCCATTAGAAAATGACAACTTTGGAATGGGCGGATCAGCCAAGTTATGCCAGGCCTTGCAAGAAAATTTGATAAACGTCTAAACCCAATACATTAGCCTTTGTGCTCTGGAAATTCAGATAAATGAGATTCGAGAATCGAGAGGAGAATATCAATGGGTTAGACAAGCTCCATAATCTAGATCTCTGCACTTATGCAGGGAGACAGATATGTGTAGTTGGGAAGAACACTAGAGAAGGTAGATATTTTAGGAGTCTATTCATGTAGTCATTGGTTCGGCATTGTATATATCTTAACTATTTATTGTACCTTAGGGTATCAATAAATAAGAGTGGCCTTTTTTatccatagttattaaattcagattcgagaattatttggattaattcatttcattaattcaccgattcggtcaaaatatcaataaaaaaaagcgGAGATAATAAAGTTCGAGTTTGGattcggatttgggaattattcgtttacaaaaataCAAAGCGGccaaaaaattcggatgttatttttaatatttacaatacttgtttcatattatctattaattatcatatgtacataacatacaaatgatataaaaattaaaattttaaattttaaagataaaaatattatatttagctctttttatttttctaaatttattttctattactcaaataattgaattagagaaagagagactgagaggtGGGACTGAACACAAATTACTGTAAGACTTAGTCAAGccaaaatggggtgagagatttttttttttgtagaaatgtgagagattaccttaagaaagataaaaaaagaagaaaagtaacattaggataataaatgcattataATCACAttattttctaaaggcttattgacttattaaaggtaaagtttttttttttttttttttacatgggataaaattcGATTATAATTCGGTTAAAATTCGATTCGGtcgaattattcgtgaattttaAGAGTCTATAAAATtcgagaattttttatttaattttagattcggacagaattattcgtaaaattcgataaaactcgaataattcagagaatttaataactaggttTCTATCACACTTCTACAGAAAGCTTATGATCTCATGTCTTTAGTACCTGCACCTCCATCCATCTTGCAGCCACTTTCCCCCCTCTCAAACTTTGTAGTAGTAGAAGTCTCATGCATTGAGTTGTTTTTCACGACACAAGGATCCACAGGCAGCACTACTGCCTTTGATTTTTCATCAGCAACTCCCTGCATAGGGATGAATGCGACGGAAAAAGATCATAGTGCTGTGCTGCCCCGTGGATTCCTATGCCGTCCATCACTGCAAATGAATTCAGATGCCGGGACTTCAAGGTTCAGATATTAACATATGTTGCTACTAAAGTGTGTTCAAAGAGTTTGATCAGAAGGTAAAGGATAACTGTATAACATGATAAAAAGGTTTGTGTTAAAGGGTCACTCCAGGGTGATGATAGGCTTGATAATTCCccataaaaattacatctaaaaagtatcattactaaatatgataaaaaatttaggtttcattttcttttgccaCAAAAACAGAGCCTaaggtaaagaaaagaagaaggtaaGGTATGTGGATTTTACCCGCCAATGATTTAGTAAAACTTATCCTCAAAACCAATATTATCCTCCAACTGATCAAGTAATTTGCACGGAGTATAAACCAACACATCATTGAGGAATGCACATACACCATGTCATAACCAACGATCGTTGTGTCCAATCCTAGTTTAACTATCAAAATTGTATGAAGAAACAAAGAGGGAAGAGTGATACTAAGGGGGGAAGGGGGTTGGGAAAGCTCACAGCCTCACACTATAATATCTTTCAATGGTACAAGATTGCTTATGGTGGGATTGCTGGTCCTATTAGTAATGATAATGTtaccattgttgttgttgttgctgctgctgatACTGTTATTGTTATTGCTATTGTAGAGCAAAAACGTTGCCTGGTCCAGGGTACCTTCTCTGAAAACATagatcccttcttcttcctctaaccGGCGGAACTTCTTATCGAAAGGCCGGTCATAAACTCGATGTAGAGGCATACCCCTGAAATTGAAAAACAAGAATTCAGAAACCCTATAAATCTTAATTGTTCATTAAAGTAAACTTCTTTCATGGTTCAGCATTTTGAATTGTGACTGTGAGGACCTTCTATATTGAGGATACTGAATTGGGAAGGAAAAGCTATCACCCACACAGAATGTAGATAATGAACGAAATTTAGTTGCTGCCGGGTTGCAGCCCTGtgacagccaaagaaatggaatctaaaagggtattttgaaaaataccatAACCTAGgaaggtatttgtgaaccctaggtgAAAGTGAATTGTTCCATTTATTTGGCTGCCAGCAGGGGCTGCAACCGGGTAGCagccaattttttttcatagCGCCATTGATTAAAGGTGCAATGGCACTTTCGTAAAAATCAAggacaaatcaaaattttaaaaataaataaaaatagcaaTAAAAAAATCACCAAACAGGGCTATTTATTAAATTACTAATCCACACAAACCAGGCGGGTCTCCGGCTCTCCGCACAACCATAGCCGAAAGGATCGGGGTCTCTCCAATCTCAATTCTCAAGTCTCAACCCACCCCGAccctcttttattattttattttatttatttattttttaatttttgtgggGGTTGGGGCTGATCACCTGTATCGGGACAATTCGgaataaaaaaactaatttttcaattaaaatcacatttttccGATACAACGTGTCTATCTCTGGTtatatcagtatgtatcaacAGCAAATAATACAATATAATACAATACCTAcaaacatggtttcaagtagTCTTGGccatatcatatcggtatcagctgaaaccaataccgatacctgACCAATCCAGATTGGTTACCGATATCGTTTTCGTTTAAAGGgtaaaacaatataaatatatatatatatatttttttaaagtaagGACAGAATGATGATACCGATACTGTTACCGATACCTAAATCCTTACCTACAACCCTGGTGTGAAGTAGATAAAATATACCAatagggtaggggtgtcaacggtccgggttggtgcggtttcggtccggttccaccggtttcggtgtgagtttggaagtgaccgaaaccgacccattaaggatttatcggtttcggtccggtgtcggtttcggtgcggtttgggttcgggttggtaccggtttggatttattaggttcatttcggtttggatcggttttttaaaccggtatggagccattaggaaacaaccaaatgatgaattgttgaacttcgatttcttaaattgatttgtaatcgggttggttttgatttttggtctagtttgaattcgattttccatacaaatgtatacaaaactattcaaattttaatttttttaatgaattttggagtgtttcggtttcttaccggtttagtttcggtttcggtccgggttttgagccggtttcggtttggtttcgggttcatccggttttcggtgcggttcggtttggtttggttttggggttacaatactcgaaaccgaaccgaaccaataaggcttcggttcggttcggtccggtccgggttgttatcggttcggtccgcccggttttaccggtttggtttaggaattgacacccctacaataGGGTACTGAATACAAGTGTCCCAACTCCCAATCGCCACTTCTCTCTTGGTGGGCCTGGATCTCAGCTGTATATAATGGATACCAACACATCTATGGCCCACTACACTACAGTAGGCCCACTACACTACAGTAGGGCCTAGCAGTGATGAAGCGGTATCACGTTTAATATGATACCAAttatcctttttccttcttgtgGAAGTCTCACTATCTTGCTCtttttggtaaacatatctTGGTTCGGCTCCCCTCATCAGGTGATGGGACATCTGACTCTCTTTTTCTATTcttcgatttggtttggtttgctttgatttgattcgattcGGTTCAATCGGACAGAACTGAACCTGATATAAAAATCTGTTGTGAGTTGTGACCGATCCAGACGATTCTTAACGATTCTACTCTGTTTCTGGCTTATTCTAATATTTCGATCAAATCGGAATCGCCCTGACGATTGATTCTTTTTTTCGAGAAAACCATTCAGAAAGCACGTGTTGCTTTACAAGGCTGTCGACACAAACATAATCAAATCCCAATTTCTAAACAGGTGGAAGTCGCACctgttttgcccttttttttttttggtagaaactgTTTTCCCGATTCACActaccaaaccaaaaaaaaaaaaaaaaaaaaaaaaacgaaaaaagtAAGAAACCTACAAAAGAATGGCGTTGTTTCACctttttgttcttgttgtttCCTGTTACTGTCGTACCTCTCAGATATCAGGGATTCAGAGTTTGTTAATTTTAGGGAAGAGGCACTCTTGAATCGTGTGATTCGATTCGTTGTTACGAAACTAAAGATTTCTTATCAGAATGATGAAAACACAGAGATTCATAAATTAATTGAAAAGATTTTGAGAAATTgttaaggaagaagagagaaaagagagggaactTAATAAGGG is drawn from Macadamia integrifolia cultivar HAES 741 chromosome 7, SCU_Mint_v3, whole genome shotgun sequence and contains these coding sequences:
- the LOC122085132 gene encoding expansin-A16-like isoform X2; amino-acid sequence: MGIFQTTLFYLLLLNIGSITAKQEEWMSATATYSKETNGSIITGACGFGDLHKKSYGMYGAGVSSMLFNRGRTCGGCFELRCVDHIRWCLQGSPSVIVTATDFCPPNYGLPSDYGGWCNFPQEHFEMSETAFAEIAVKKADIVPVQYRRVNCVRNGGLRFTISGSSYFYQVLITNVGLDGEVVAVKVKGSKTGWIPMGRNWGQNWQCNINLGRQPLSFEVTIASGRTVTSYNVAPANWQFGQSFEGKQF
- the LOC122085148 gene encoding heavy metal-associated isoprenylated plant protein 30-like — its product is METVELKVEMAGIHEKRLRKCLSKVKGIEKVEVEVSSQKVVVTGYTHRNKILKALRRAGLKADFWSAQNELLNAYASASYGSLRINNFNLF
- the LOC122085132 gene encoding expansin-A16-like isoform X1 — translated: MGIFQTTLFYLLLLNIGSITAKQEEWMSATATYSKETNGSIITEGACGFGDLHKKSYGMYGAGVSSMLFNRGRTCGGCFELRCVDHIRWCLQGSPSVIVTATDFCPPNYGLPSDYGGWCNFPQEHFEMSETAFAEIAVKKADIVPVQYRRVNCVRNGGLRFTISGSSYFYQVLITNVGLDGEVVAVKVKGSKTGWIPMGRNWGQNWQCNINLGRQPLSFEVTIASGRTVTSYNVAPANWQFGQSFEGKQF